One stretch of Pomacea canaliculata isolate SZHN2017 linkage group LG11, ASM307304v1, whole genome shotgun sequence DNA includes these proteins:
- the LOC112575446 gene encoding abnormal spindle-like microcephaly-associated protein homolog, protein MAFRTSDSCGHGQPETTSHSSKRRSTRRSWFETPPATKFDIAVEKQAALPPNGKNKRRSIDDVETLILTHFTASPRIGFGKVLLGQSKTRTLMVQNPHDYEQEVVVERFPFKKYFNIDQTHFIIAPAEVISLTLTWTPEEAGSCREMILFHVSDVFRLQAYMFGTAEDPKPAKKKKKGMFGSRLRNQPPMNIVQTSALKSIHDSYSPRKSQEVRELRAQLQQFRDSCREQENLQPLLLDEAIPQTPPVLESTAICRSNERKDQNAMERQIIRLSPSLTKMSPIPTVADTNAMHMLNSYCAGPSEHSSVPQSDKNVKRSPLKVVSAENNQETLAKVTTVTPGENSSQNMSEKIIQQEKRNSSYEKQNIRTDEQTYLSPNSFLNESVCHMKPSTPEIGLVRSSGQVHKMEKVGIVSPNSFLEDLNSTKGQLEMDGKDFPSPSAVLNSSIPHDIMIKQLERIKTTLHKASTPLKTYTQEPVSMLKRRLKDETIEIKKGKKPRQAEQKFKLTAFSGVRVSNPASSKEKQLHRIVRERTNFAKISDTHSPRRKTFLVSKKQTVKRSSPCKGQAVTYPNRRRIQGNVYNKAGVDGKQAFSSVEASVIREEFQSTAFHRHQQEQTMYNSIAKTTQPPPQTQCEPGKFLPMSKSQRSVWCSPAVAGFTPPVMASRSECDSTSELTSSNVDTPHATDASTVDKPCVVDQGQHTSANHEVITSDQLSRDMTKCGTDMNKIENEGSSRLSTGRRLFADISMIEGTLDTSFKPLWAGNSGTVTKDKPSVLPHTEGNSSTSNKKLFPELSLPSESMKIEADPETSQPRTDRRSSELFTNETEQRNFVIHSSELPMTRFCFDSPRFLPSSPSAEISRRATLTVTKSRPSEALLDAEKLCFKDILSVENIDMTCEQKVEIVGGEVWKVETLTIDRRNSNFPAASSGYDCATPPQLPTSPKPETSRRSTHPVKNPKVLNKDKSVPTQLSSLMVSSEDSTTYDKHDAHTPEEKDQDHPSYMLTSEKTLSSPAEVHHERKAIAAVHSESDDAGSRGKGVNSSYSEHVSGINELIIDPVAQASKENENQFPKETFVDRVESHVIVNRQQIAKKSRFSTGEECFICDTSKVSGDMSVDSLEAHKNGSESDKDLVFEDKELEEEKEGSILPTDDKTIDTRCGSFASSSNPPVGKVVDIVNKNVREILNDGDDVNGKSLAGNILQEKTSSSLVVEMPVAKKIDVSEESLLQNQSSSQQTLVLSYAAHEKPAASSACSFVVDFSASAPMPLTSKDICKAPKLPKTRSKTALYTEGQQQTLKPQMHNARSYTGLEVSTKKQTVSTSSLVHLNITGAAPTLMSARKGGHTESEIEATKSLKGGVRPVSATKSQKKPTKPSAGMSISANDREGKKPVVAKGIAQSQLILVKKPKNTMPKHPMPFAAKNMYYDERWQDKQERGFVHWLNFILTPPDEYNLANTKMKVDAGSLNLDVASCKSGQHYAPSKEVLSFRAYSARRSLNQLRRASCNLYQSDRVTHVIHRIELEVENRRLAVRTDRMIHADIGIKQRILDMLLMYNPLWLRIGLETAFGEVLPLQSNSDMVGLSRFILTRLLSSPDISAQYAHPTVPHLYQEGFADATARHTLKKFLLLVYFLDQAKRIRLINYDPCLFCKDADIKSSKELLIKFSRDYLSGEGDITKHLAYMGYTVSHVQTPLDEFDYSVKNLCTDLRDGLRLARVIMLLSNNWQCMPSLRGPAISRLQKIHNIELIFKVLTDKGVDLSTPEGGALNPRDIVDGHREKTLAFLWKLIFHFQTGVLLNEEDLHKEIGLLERSLKVKLWMQQQLSPHKVAETMARRDSGDPEVATDKPLVKQLLKWCRNVCLHYGVKVENFTVSFSDGRALCCLVHHYHPGLLPLTKIQFQTMQSFQEAAEVSGDQGDSDVSMEWPSGTVFGGDTSPELFAKLMANEKENFKTLYEKVSELGGIPLMLKASDMSNTIPDERIVMTYVSYLCARLLDLRQEARAARVIQLAWRRFRFRQSLALQQRRLEACLIIQRAFRGYLAKLHRQRQVTAASCIQAAWRVRQKVAIVRRAREDLLYHAAITVQKNVRTYLAQKSYQRQKEAVKIIQSWFRATWARQQFRRKREACLLLQHLYRGRKTTMAARICFLRQRQSAVLIQRAFRRKRAMKEEEKMRRAADKREEEARRREQAACLLQVAWRGRKCRQVYIQKIQAIIVLQAWWRMASARSQFIKMLTAVRIIQSRVRAVKIGTKARREFLDLRLAAVTIQKHWRRHQNQRDYQASRRAAVMIQANFRRFKCAAEYRTLRLAAISIQQMWRARLARDKARGKYKHMQAACITIQRWIRRKMRHQAARREAASCKIQALWRGYQARQQMKVMKNVDRQEKAATRIQAWTQACKVRREYRKFKKSVLLLQTQIRALLARKRFKEMQEAWVMAQKQAALRANFQSVINELLQRWTAAVVIQASWRCYRQKQSYEARKMAAVCIQAAFRGHAQRQRFLSLVTAAVTVQQRFRSLRRLRAAIVIQSWWRMCRERKIFLLRKSSAVRLQAAVRRTLVERRYRQLLQVTIFLQRKYRARLLGQAVRLDYQLMVGAAIVIQATWKMHVLRGCYLHLRQNIIKTQACCRRFLVQHQYRCLQRAAVCLQRQYRSKLLTIKTQAAYKTSRAAIIRLQARVKGRHQRHKFLQAKRACVVLQSATRMWLAQKQYQEQRHATIVMQQRWRAILLARRLSSHYIAMRMAAITLQAAFRGHLVRQSMFNQHQAAAIIQRAFRTHRSREKFLDMKKAALTLQMHFRAFLLSRSRREEFLRIQHACILVQALYRGHAARQRYFAVRLIIVKLQARVRGLQQQKRYKALHDAVIVCQRRYRAKQLGGVFREAFLLIREAAIIIQKHVRGLMARRQYQKYHLGATIIQAHIRGWLQRQEYARQKQAAAVLQSYFRAWREGRRDRDQYLQMRQAALTLQNAWRALRTRRVQCQSFAATVFQKHFRRLTAQKEYHHKLSCIVQAQAHVRRYLAWKNYSRKRFAVVKIQKRLRETLLAKRERKEFVQLRKATVILQSAYRGSSARCNYARVRQHVILLQAVVRGWLKRRHLQQLRQAVLMLERKHLANLATRKQRNLFLKQKKAAVYIQEAFRAWQVKQINKKTQAAICIQSHIRRFLLQQKFLKMKQATITLQAYTRRFLAMRVVSVKKAAILTIQQQVRWFILSRTLLDEVQRRRRAACLIQQAFRKHQRAELDKKLAAVIKIQTEVHRWQELQTFQAKKNAVVVLQSALRGWQGRQQATARRRLLHAVTTVQAAVRAHLAVRFKEEWHQKRLKYLQQVVLAANYHLMVIRIQRWYRRLRLERQARDHLHAVILLQTWFRTCIERCRFMHARVQAQLQQEREEQAARVIQRALRKWHKSQEEKRRERLVIKIQATWRGHRLRRSISNRKIASARRRVLEANEAATEEKKLGNRTASALDFLLRYKQLAYILESVMHLDVATRLSPVCCERLVEVNAVGVIYRLILSCNRSLPHMEVIKFCVNILLNLAKYEKTTAAVYEVPESVGTIVELMSIYREKGGIIFSKCCMLLAILGREPQRRTEIVAVKKVVEKLQSLHSLVVRKHHMQVNRARAVARASLNATLPSHLQAPSSIKMRPDWVLRRDSMQEIEDPLPAISFLLTTLHIGPK, encoded by the exons ATGGCATTTAGAACCTCAGATTCTTGTGGCCATGGTCAGCCTGAGACTACATCACATTCTTCAAAAAGGAGATCAACCAGAAGATCTTGGTTTGAGACACCTCCAGCTACAAAGTTTGATATTGCTGTTGAAAAACAGGCAGCACTGCCTCCAAATGGGAAGAACAAGAGGCGCAGCATAGATGATGTGGAGACCCTCATCCTCACTCACTTCACAGCCTCTCCAAGAATTGGTTTTGGTAAGGTGCTTCTGGGTCAATCAAAGACTCGTACCTTAATGGTGCAGAACCCTCATGACTACGAGCAGGAAGTGGTGGTAGAGCGCTTCCcattcaagaaatatttcaacattgaTCAGACACACTTCATCATTGCTCCAGCAGAGGTCATAAGCCTGACGCTAACATGGACCCCAGAGGAAGCGGGAAGTTGCAGAGAAATGATTCTTTTTCATGTCAGTGACGTCTTCCGTCTCCAGGCATATATGTTCGGTACTGCTGAAGACCCAAAGCCAGCAAAAAAGAAG AAGAAAGGCATGTTTGGCAGTCGTCTCCGAAACCAGCCACCAATGAACATCGTCCAAACTTCAGCCCTCAAGAGCATTCATGACAGCTACAGTCCCCGCAAGAGCCAAGAGGTGCGGGAACTTAGAGCACAGCTGCAGCAATTCAGAGACAGTTGCAGAGAGCAGGAAAACTTGCAGCCTCTCTTGTTAGATGAGGCCATACCACAGACTCCTCCTGTGCTGGAGTCAACAGCCATTTGCCGGAGCAACGAACGCAAAGATCAGAATGCCATGGAAAGGCAGATAATTCGACTTTCACCATCACTTACCAAAATGAGTCCCATTCCTACTGTTGCTGATACCAACGCCATGCACATGCTGAATTCTTACTGCGCAGGACCATCTGAGCATTCATCCGTGCCACAGTCAGATAAGAATGTTAAAAGAAGCCCTCTTAAAGTGGTTTCAGCTGAAAATAATCAAGAGACATTGGCTAAAGTTACCACAGTAACTCCAGGAGAAAACAGTTCTCAAAACATGTCAGAGAAAATTATTCAACAGGAAAAGAGAAACAGCTCTTacgagaaacaaaatattagaaCAGATGAGCAAACATATCTTTCTCCCAATTCATTTCTGAATGAATCAGTCTGCCACATGAAACCTAGCACTCCCGAGATTGGGCTTGTCAGATCATCTGGGCAGGTTCATAAAATGGAGAAGGTTGGTATTGTTAGTCCAAACTCATTTCTTGAAGATCTAAACAGCACTAAGGGTCAGCTGGAAATGGATGGAAAGGATTTCCCAAGTCCCTCTGCAGTCCTCAACAGCTCTATTCCTCATGACATCATGATCAAGCAACTGGAACGGATTAAAACAACTCTTCATAAGGCATCAACCCCATTAAAAACCTACACACAGGAACCTGTGAGCATGCTCAAGAGAAGACTGAAAGATgaaacaatagaaataaaaaaaggcaagaaaccCCGTCAGGCTGAACAAAAATTCAAACTTACAGCTTTCTCTGGTGTGCGTGTTTCAAACCCAGCCAGCTCAAAAGAGAAACAGCTGCATCGCATAGTAAGAGAACGAACCAACTTTGCAAAAATTAGTGATACACATAGCCCCAGAAGAAAAACCTTTCTTGTTTCCAAAAAACAGACAGTAAAGAGAAGTTCTCCCTGCAAAGGCCAGGCAGTTACTTATCCAAACAGAAGGCGGATCCAGGGAAATGTCTATAACAAGGCAGGAGTTGATGGAAAACAAGCCTTTTCTTCAGTAGAGGCATCAGTAATCAGGGAAGAGTTTCAGAGCACTGCCTTTCACAGACACCAACAGGAGCAAACCATGTATAACTCTATTGCAAAAACAACACAGCCGCCACCTCAGACACAGTGTGAGCCAGGCAAGTTTTTACCAATGTCAAAATCTCAGAGGTCAGTCTGGTGTTCTCCAGCAGTAGCTGGCTTCACTCCACCTGTGATGGCTTCCAGATCAGAATGTGACTCCACAAGCGAGTTAACAAGCAGCAATGTGGATACGCCTCATGCCACTGATGCCAGCACTGTTGACAAGCCTTGTGTTGTGGATCAAGGGCAGCACACAAGTGCTAACCACGAAGTCATCACAAGCGATCAACTTTCAAGAGATATGACTAAATGTGGCACTGACATGAATAAGATAGAGAATGAAGGATCTAGTCGACTTAGCactggcagacgactttttgCTGATATTAGCATGATTGAGGGCACATTAGACACATCATTCAAGCCGTTGTGGGCAGGTAATTCTGGCACTGTGACAAAAGACAAGCCATCTGTTCTGCCTCATACAGAGGGAAATTCTAGCACCTCCAACAAGAAGTTGTTTCCAGAGCTATCACTACCTTCAGAGAGTATGAAAATAGAAGCAGATCCAGAAACATCTCAGCCACGGACAGACCGTAGGTCATCAGAACTGTTTACCAATGAGACTGAGCAGAGGAATTTTGTCATTCATTCATCAGAGCTGCCCATGACAAGATTTTGCTTTGATTCTCCAAGATTTTTGCCATCTAGTCCTTCTGCTGAAATTTCCCGAAGAGCAACTTTGACAGTGACCAAGTCTCGACCTTCAGAAGCACTTTTGGATGCAGAGAAACTTTGCTTTAAGGATATTTTATCAGTTGAGAATATTGACATGACATGTGAGCAAAAAGTGGAGATCGTTGGCGGGGAAGTATGGAAGGTAGAGACACTTACAATAGACAGAAGGAACTCCAACTTCCCAGCTGCTTCATCAGGGTATGATTGTGCAACTCCACCACAGCTTCCCACTTCGCCCAAGCCTGAGACCTCTCGCAGGTCAACTCATCCTGTGAAAAATCCTAAGGTTCTGAATAAAGACAAGTCTGTCCCAACACAGCTGTCTTCTCTTATGGTCAGTTCAGAAGATTCCACCACCTATGACAAGCATGATGCTCACACACCTGAGGAGAAAGACCAAGATCACCCATCATATATGCTTACTTCAGAAAAGACTTTATCCTCTCCTGCTGAAGTTCACCATGAAAGAAAAGCTATTGCTGCGGTACATTCTGAAAGTGATGATGCTGGCAGCAGAGGCAAAGGAGTGAACAGTAGCTACTCAGAGCATGTTTCAGGCATAAACGAACTGATCATTGATCCTGTGGCACAGgcaagcaaagaaaatgaaaaccagTTCCCAAAAGAGACATTTGTGGACAGAGTGGAGAGCCATGTCAttgtcaacagacaacaaataGCCAAGAAATCAAGGTTTTCTACAGGGGAGGAGTGCTTCATATGTGATACATCAAAGGTTAGCGGTGACATGTCTGTTGATTCTCTTGAGGCTCACAAGAATGGCAGTGAAAGTGACAAGGATTTGGTGTTTGAAGACAAAGAactggaggaagaaaaagaaggaagtatACTTCCAACTGATGATAAAACAATTGACACCAGGTGTGGGTCTTTTGCGTCCAGCTCAAATCCACCTGTTGGTAAAGTGGTGGATATCGTCAATAAAAACGTCAGGGAAATTcttaatgatggtgatgatgttaATGGAAAGTCCCTCgcaggaaatattttacaagaaaaaacatCATCTTCACTTGTAGTGGAAATGCCTGTTGCTAAAAAAATTGACGTATCGGAAGAATCGTTGTTGCAGAATCAAAGTTCTAGTCAACAAACTCTTGTGTTATCATATGCAGCCCATGAAAAGCCTGCAGCATCTAGTGCATGTTCATTTGTGGTGGATTTCTCAGCTTCAGCCCCAATGCCTTTAACTTCCAAAGATATTTGCAAAGCACCGAAGTTACCAAAGACAAGATCAAAAACAGCACTTTATACAGAGGGCCAGCAACAGACCTTGAAACCGCAAATGCATAATGCAAGGTCATACACAGGCTTAGAGGTTTCTACCAAAAAGCAGACAGTCAGCACAAGTTCACTGGTGCATCTCAACATCACTGGTGCTGCACCAACATTGATGAGTGCTAGAAAAGGAGGGCACACAGAGTCAGAAATTGAAGCAACAAAATCTTTGAAAG gGGGTGTTAGACCTGTTTCTGCCACCAAGAGCCAGAAGAAACCTACCAAACCATCAGCTGGCATGTCCATCAGTGCTAATGACAGAGAAGGGAAGAAACCTGTGGTTGCCAAGGGCATTGCTCAGTCCCAGCTGATTCTGGTCAAGAAGCCAAAAAACA ctATGCCTAAGCATCCCATGCCTTTTGCGGCCAAAAACATGTACTATGATGAGCGCTGGCAAGACAAACAGGAAAGAGGCTTTGTCCACTGGCTGAACTTCATTCTGACACCTCCAGATGAATATAACCTTGCCAACACCAAAATGAAAG TTGATGCAGGGTCCTTAAATCTGGATGTGGCTTCTTGTAAGTCAGGGCAGCACTATGCCCCAAGCAAGGAGGTCCTGTCTTTCCGTGCTTACTCAGCTCGTCGATCTTTGAACCAACTTCGCAGAGCCTCTTGCAACCTTTATCAGTCAGACAGAGTCACCCACGTCATACACCGGATAGAACTGGAGGTGGAAAATCGGAGGCTTGCCGTCAGGACTGATCGGATGATCCATGCTGACATTG GCATTAAGCAAAGAATTCTGGATATGCTACTGATGTACAATCCTCTCTGGCTTCGTATTGGACTAGAG ACAGCATTTGGAGAGGTGTTGCCTCTGCAGTCCAACAGTGACATGGTAGGGTTGTCACGTTTCATCCTAACACGACTGCTTAGCAGTCCAGACATCAGTGCACAGTATGCACACCCAACTGTCCCCCATCTCTACCAAGAAG GCTTTGCTGATGCAACTGCTCGTCACACCCTCAAGAAATTCTTGCTTCTGGTGTACTTTCTTGATCAGGCCAAACGCATACGACTTATCAACTATGACCCCTGCCTCTTCTGCAAGGATGCTGATATCAAG TCCTCAAAAGAGCTGCTGATCAAGTTCTCTCGTGACTACCTGAGTGGTGAGGGGGACATCACCAAGCACCTTGCTTACATGGGCTATACTGTGTCACATGTGCAAACACCACTGGATGAATTTGATTACTCTGTCAAAAACCTCTGCACAGATTTGCGTGATGGATTACGGCTGGC GCGGGTAATAATGCTTTTGTCCAACAACTGGCAGTGCATGCCATCTCTGCGGGGTCCAGCGATTAGTCGTCTGCAGAAAATTCATAACATAGAGCTTATCTTCAAGGTGCTTACAGACAAAGGTGTTGACTTGTCTACTCCAGAAG GTGGGGCTTTGAACCCTCGAGACATAGTTGATGGACACCGTGAAAAGACGTTGGCTTTTCTGTGGAAACTGATCTTTCACTTTCAG ACAGGGGTACTGCTGAATGAGGAGGACCTGCATAAAGAGATTGGTCTGCTAGAGCGGAGTCTGAAGGTTAAACTGTGGATGCAGCAGCAGCTTTCTCCACATAAGGTGGCTGAGACTATGG CACGAAGAGATTCTGGCGATCCTGAGGTGGCAACAGACAAACCATTGGTGAAGCAGCTGCTTAAATGGTGTCGCAATGTCTGCCTGCATTATGGTGTAAAA GTTGAAAACTTCACGGTATCCTTTTCGGATGGACGAGCTTTGTGCTGCCTGGTGCACCACTATCATCCAGGTCTGCTGCCGCTGACCAAGATACAGTTCCAAACCATGCAGAGCTTCCAGGAGGCAGCAGAGGTGTCAGGAGATCAAGGAGATTCAGATGTCAGTATGGAGTGGCCTTCTGGCACTGTCTTTGGAG GAGATACTAGCCCTGAACTGTTTGCAAAACTGATGgccaatgaaaaagaaaactttaagaCTCTGTATGAAAAG GTGTCAGAGCTGGGTGGGATTCCTTTGATGCTGAAGGCCAGTGACATGTCCAACACTATACCTGATGAGCGGATTGTTATGACCTACGTGTCCTACCTATGTGCACGCCTGTTGGACCTGCGACAGGAggcacgtgcagcacgtgtGATTCAGCTAGCCTGGCGACGCTTCCGTTTCCGCCAGTCTCTGGCCTTGCAGCAG AGAAGATTGGAAGCCTGCCTCATCATCCAGAGAGCCTTCCGTGGGTACTTGGCCAAGCTGCACAGGCAGAGGCAGGTGACAGCAGCATCGTGTATTCAGGCTGCCTGGCGGGTCAGGCAGAAGGTGGCCATCGTTCGAAGAGCCAGAGAGGATTTACTTTACCATGCAGCCATCACTGTGCAG AAAAATGTCCGTACATACTTGGCCCAGAAAAGCTATCAGAGACAGAAGGAGGCTGTCAAGATCATACAATCATGGTTCAGAGCCACATGGGCAAGACAGCAGTTTAGAAGAAAGCGTGAAGCTTGTCTCCTCTTGCAGCATCTGTATCGGGGGCGCAAGACCACAATGGCTGCCCGGATTTGTTTCCTCCGGCAGAGACAGTCTGCAGTTCTCATCCAACGTGCCTTCAGGAGGAAGAGGGcaatgaaggaggaggagaagatgAGGAGGGCAGCTGacaagagggaggaggaggcaaGGAGGAGAGAGCAAGCAGCATGTTTGTTGCAGGTCGCCTGGAGAGGGAGGAAATGTCGCCAAGTCTACATTCAGAAAATTCAGGCTATAATTGTGCTGCAGGCCTGGTGGAGAATGGCCAGTGCAAGATCTCAGTTCATCAAAATGCTTACCGCTGTAAGGATCATCCAATCACGAGTGAGAGCTGTCAAAATTGGTACCAAGGCTAGAAGAGAATTCCTTGATCTGCGCCTTGCAGCTGTCACCATTCAAAAACACTGGCGCAGACATCAAAACCAGAGGGACTATCAGGCTTCCAGGAGAGCAGCTGTAATGATTCAGGCAAATTTTCGACGTTTCAAGTGTGCTGCTGAGTACCGGACCCTTCGGCTGGCTGCCATCAGCATCCAGCAGATGTGGCGAGCACGTCTGGCCAGGGACAAAGCCAGAGGCAAGTACAAGCACATGCAAGCTGCCTGTATCACCATCCAGCGCTGGATTCGAAGGAAGATGCGACACCAAGCTGCCAGGAGAGAGGCTGCAAGCTGCAAGATTCAGGCACTCTGGCGTGGCTATCAAGCACGTCAGCAgatgaaagtaatgaaaaatGTTGACAGACAAGAAAAGGCAGCCACCCGAATTCAAGCCTGGACTCAAGCCTGTAAGGTGAGGAGAGagtacagaaaatttaaaaagtctgtTTTGCTCCTTCAGACCCAAATCAGAGCATTGTTGGCCAGGAAGAGGTTCAAGGAAATGCAAGAAGCTTGGGTGATGGCACAGAAGCAAGCAGCTTTACGAGCTAATTTTCAGTCAGTGATTAATGAGCTTTTGCAGCGGTGGACTGCTGCAGTTGTTATACAGGCATCTTGGCGATGCTATCGGCAGAAACAGTCTTATGAAGCAAGAAAGATGGCAGCCGTGTGCATTCAAGCAGCTTTCCGTGGCCATGCTCAGAGACAACGATTTCTGTCTCTTGTCACAGCAGCAGTAACAGTTCAGCAAAGATTCCGATCCTTGCGAAGACTGCGTGCTGCCATCGTGATTCAGTCATGGTGGCGAATGTGTCGAGAACGAAAGATCTTCCTGCTGAGAAAATCAAGTGCTGTGCGTCTTCAGGCTGCAGTAAGGCGGACATTAGTGGAAAGACGATATCGTCAACTGCTGCAAGTCACCATATTTCTACAGCGCAAATACAGAGCTCGACTGTTGGGACAAGCCGTACGCCTTGATTACCAGTTAATGGTTGGAGCAGCCATCGTGATCCAGGCTACCTGGAAGATGCATGTGCTGCGAGGCTGTTACCTCCATCTGCGACAGAACATCATCAAGACTCAGGCATGCTGCAGACGTTTTCTGGTGCAGCATCAGTACCGGTGTCTGCAGAGAGCTGCTGTGTGCCTGCAACGCCAGTACAGAAGCAAACTGTTAACCATCAAAACACAAGCAGCATACAAGACTTCAAGGGCTGCCATTATCAGGCTTCAAGCACGGGTCAAAGGTCGTCATCAGCGCCATAAGTTTCTGCAGGCAAAGAGGGCCTGTGTTGTCCTGCAGTCTGCCACAAGAATGTGGCTTGCGCAGAAGCAATACCAAGAACAGAGGCATGCTACCATTGTAATGCAGCAGAGATGGCGAGCCATTCTTCTAGCCAGGAGGCTGAGCTCGCACTACATAGCTATGAGAATGGCTGCCATCACATTGCAGGCAGCATTTCGGGGTCATCTTGTCAGGCAGTCCATGTTTAATCAGCACCAAGCTGCAGCCATCATTCAGCGAGCATTCAGGACCCATCGATCCAGGGAGAAGTTTCTGGACATGAAGAAAGCAGCACTCACATTGCAAATGCACTTTCGTGCATTTCTGCTTAGTAGAAGTCGGCGGGAAGAATTTCTTCGAATTCAGCATGCTTGCATCCTCGTGCAGGCACTTTACAGGGGCCACGCAGCTCGACAGCGTTACTTTGCTGTCAGGCTGATCATTGTCAAACTGCAAGCCAGGGTCAGAGGTCTTCAACAGCAGAAAAGATATAAAGCTTTGCATGACGCTGTGATTGTCTGTCAGAGACGATACCGAGCCAAACAGCTGGGTGGAGTTTTCCGCGAAGCATTTTTGCTCATCCGAGAGGCTGCCATTATCATTCAGAAGCACGTTAGAGGATTGATGGCTCGCAGACAGTACCAAAAGTACCACTTGGGGGCTACCATCATTCAGGCCCACATCCGGGGATGGCTTCAGCGACAGGAGTATGCCAGACAGAAGCAGGCAGCAGCAGTATTGCAAAGTTACTTCAGAGCATGGCGAGAGGGGCGGAGAGACAGGGATCAATATCTGCAAATGCGGCAAGCAGCACTCACATTGCAGAATGCCTGGCGTGCCTTGCGCACACGCAGAGTCCAGTGCCAGTCTTTTGCTGCTACAGTCTTTCAGAAACACTTCCGGCGCTTAACAGCACAGAAGGAATACCACCACAAATTGAGCTGCATTGTTCAAGCACAAGCCCATGTACGGAGATACCTCGCCTGGAAAAATTATTCACGCAAGAGGTTTGCTGTCGTCAAGATCCAGAAACGTCTTAGAGAAACATTGCTGGCAAAACGTGAGCGAAAAGAGTTTGTTCAACTGCGAAAGGCAACTGTGATTTTACAGTCAGCTTATCGTGGAAGTTCTGCTCGGTGTAATTATGCTAGAGTAAGGCAGCATGTCATCCTTCTGCAGGCAGTTGTGAGAGGGTGGCTAAAGCGCAGGCATCTGCAGCAGCTAAGACAAGCGGTTCTGATGCTGGAGAGAAAGCATCTTGCGAACCTTGCAACAAGGAAACAAAGGAACCTTttcttgaaacagaaaaaagcagcaGTTTATATACAGGAAGCATTCAGAGCATGGCAggtaaagcaaataaataaaaaaactcagGCAGCAATTTGCATACAGTCCCACATCAGGAGATTCTTGCTTCAGCAAAAGttcttaaaaatgaaacaagccACCATTACACTTCAGGCTTACACCCGGCGTTTCCTGGCAATGAGAGTTGTGTCAGTCAAAAAGGCAGCCATTTTGACCATTCAGCAGCAGGTGAGGTGGTTTATCTTGTCCCGCACACTGCTCGATGAAGTGCAAAGGCGGCGACGAGCTGCTTGCCTCATCCAGCAGGCTTTTCGGAAGCACCAGAGAGCTGAGCTGGATAAGAAGCTTGCTGCTGTCATTAAAATTCAAACAGAAGTTCACAGGTGGCAAGAGCTACAAACCtttcaagcaaagaaaaatgccGTGGTTGTACTTCAGAGCGCCTTGCGTGGCTGGCAAGGTCGTCAACAGGCCACTGCAAGGCGAAGACTGCTGCATGCTGTCACCACAGTGCAAGCAGCGGTCAGAGCTCACCTGGCTGTAAGATTCAAGGAG GAATGGCATCAAAAAC